The Legionella adelaidensis genome includes a window with the following:
- a CDS encoding thioredoxin family protein, translated as MTGNIRAVKSEHFESLINDNKIVLVDFWAAWCAPCKQFAQVYEKTAQQYPDIVFSKINIGEEPDLAEVFQIRSIPHLMIFKEGIAIYSEPGSMPESTLIELVEQAKVVDISKIKEELEKEK; from the coding sequence ATGACAGGGAATATTCGAGCGGTTAAAAGTGAACATTTTGAATCGTTAATAAATGACAACAAGATAGTCCTTGTTGATTTTTGGGCAGCTTGGTGTGCGCCTTGTAAACAATTTGCTCAGGTATATGAAAAAACGGCACAACAGTACCCGGATATAGTTTTTTCCAAAATTAATATCGGGGAAGAACCGGACTTAGCCGAAGTCTTTCAAATTCGCTCGATTCCCCATTTAATGATATTTAAAGAAGGGATTGCCATTTATTCAGAGCCAGGCAGCATGCCAGAATCAACACTTATAGAGTTGGTAGAGCAAGCCAAGGTGGTTGATATCAGTAAGATTAAAGAAGAGTTGGAAAAAGAAAAATAG
- the glpD gene encoding glycerol-3-phosphate dehydrogenase: protein MDVYDVAIIGGGINGCGCAADAALRGLKVFLCEKDDLASQTSSSSTKLIHGGLRYLELYDFGLVKKALEERQVLLEIAPHIVKPLPLVIPYIKKMRPRWLIRLGLFFYDHLSGNNKLPKSKSLSRKKNEACFHSLEEEFKKGFLYYDASTDDARLTIANALQAKQHHAKIATRTELIKTEARNNYWILTLKPKQGDTYQIKAKSIINASGPWMEQINQLMKIPIKHKLTLVKGSHLVVHKLYEGNHAYLLQHKDKRVVFIIPYHGFTLIGTTDVAFNKPLIDIAIDPEEVNYLCSIVNTYFHKKIKKNDIVYTYSGVRPLLAEDSRALKNISRDYAYHYTDAPAPTVTIYSGKITTYRQVAEKVINELGSVFPSLKKSCTHKVLLPGACYQNMELEEYKHYARQKYYWLDEETFNRYVTTYGSRLEELLAGKHSLEDLGVLFCPTLYQTEIDFLIREEWAITAEDILMRRTKLGLGLDFEVVKRLKEYINQTESRP, encoded by the coding sequence ATGGATGTTTACGACGTCGCTATTATTGGTGGCGGCATCAACGGATGTGGTTGTGCAGCTGATGCGGCTTTAAGAGGTCTTAAAGTTTTTCTTTGTGAAAAAGACGACTTGGCGTCTCAAACATCCTCAAGTAGTACGAAATTGATCCATGGAGGGCTGCGTTATTTAGAGCTCTATGATTTTGGTCTTGTTAAAAAAGCCTTAGAAGAAAGACAAGTTCTCTTGGAAATAGCCCCTCATATAGTAAAACCTCTTCCTTTAGTTATCCCCTATATTAAAAAAATGCGGCCACGATGGCTCATTCGTTTAGGTTTATTTTTTTATGATCACCTCAGCGGCAACAACAAACTCCCCAAAAGCAAATCGCTCAGTAGAAAGAAAAATGAAGCATGTTTTCATTCTCTTGAGGAAGAATTCAAAAAAGGCTTTCTTTATTATGATGCTTCTACAGATGATGCCCGTTTAACAATCGCTAATGCACTGCAAGCCAAACAACATCATGCAAAAATTGCTACCAGAACAGAATTGATTAAAACAGAAGCAAGAAACAACTATTGGATATTAACTCTGAAGCCAAAGCAAGGAGATACTTATCAAATCAAAGCCAAAAGCATTATTAATGCTAGTGGTCCATGGATGGAACAAATAAACCAATTAATGAAAATTCCGATTAAACATAAATTAACGCTGGTAAAGGGGAGCCACCTGGTAGTACATAAATTATATGAAGGGAACCATGCTTATTTATTACAACATAAAGATAAACGGGTAGTTTTCATTATCCCTTACCACGGTTTTACTCTAATAGGCACAACAGACGTGGCTTTTAACAAGCCGTTAATCGACATAGCTATAGATCCTGAGGAAGTCAACTACTTATGTTCTATTGTTAATACGTATTTTCACAAAAAAATAAAGAAAAATGACATTGTGTACACCTATAGCGGAGTACGCCCTCTTCTGGCAGAAGATAGTCGCGCCTTAAAAAATATTAGCCGTGACTATGCATATCACTATACGGATGCTCCTGCCCCAACAGTTACGATTTATAGTGGTAAGATTACCACTTATCGTCAAGTAGCAGAAAAAGTTATAAACGAACTGGGATCCGTTTTTCCCTCATTAAAGAAATCTTGCACACATAAAGTATTGTTACCGGGTGCATGTTATCAAAATATGGAACTAGAGGAATACAAACATTATGCCCGGCAAAAGTATTATTGGTTAGATGAAGAAACTTTTAATCGCTATGTCACTACCTATGGTTCTCGGCTGGAAGAGTTATTAGCGGGAAAGCATTCTTTAGAAGATTTGGGAGTCCTTTTTTGTCCCACCCTCTATCAAACGGAAATTGATTTTTTAATACGCGAAGAGTGGGCGATTACTGCGGAAGATATTTTAATGAGGAGAACGAAATTAGGGTTAGGGTTAGATTTTGAGGTGGTTAAGAGGTTGAAAGAATACATTAATCAAACAGAGTCACGACCGTAA
- the glpK gene encoding glycerol kinase GlpK: MHFILAIDQGTSSTRAIIYTTSGKMIATSQYPVLSKYPYPGWVEQNPEEIWEKTLRAIKEVIAKVEVKKLIACGVTNQRETTVIWNKETGECLYPAIVWQDRRTHVFCETLLADTAVFQNKTGLLPDPYFSASKLQWLLNNVEPARELAKQGKLAFGTIDTFLIWRLTGGKSHVTDITNASRTLLFNINDCHWDEELLQIFKIPASILPKVHRCDANFGTIEKTLFGKSIPITGVAGDQQAALVGQRGFQIGSIKATFGTGGFLLLNTGNKPSHSRYRLLTTIAYQIKEELAYGIEGSLYHAGTTVKWLRDELKIINLASDTESLARSLSSNEGVYLVPSFTGLGAPYWTNTPGALICGLSRNSNRAHFARAALESVCYLTREVLACMKDDTELDFSILRVDGGMAANDWFLQFLASQSNLQIQRPHDIETTAQGAAILAALGCGEISSIQKLQEEWTFEKAFFPEEDKNRIERDYQGWKTALSKVL; this comes from the coding sequence ATGCACTTTATATTAGCTATTGATCAAGGGACAAGTAGCACACGAGCAATTATCTATACTACTAGTGGAAAAATGATTGCAACCAGTCAATATCCTGTTCTTTCTAAATATCCCTATCCTGGCTGGGTAGAACAAAATCCGGAAGAAATTTGGGAAAAAACATTGCGCGCAATTAAGGAAGTTATAGCAAAAGTAGAGGTAAAAAAATTAATTGCTTGTGGGGTAACTAATCAGCGGGAAACAACTGTCATTTGGAATAAAGAAACAGGGGAATGTCTTTATCCAGCTATTGTTTGGCAAGATAGGCGTACGCATGTTTTTTGCGAAACACTCCTTGCGGACACTGCAGTTTTTCAAAATAAAACAGGATTACTGCCGGATCCTTACTTTTCTGCGAGTAAACTACAGTGGTTATTAAATAATGTAGAGCCAGCGAGAGAGTTGGCAAAACAAGGCAAATTAGCTTTTGGCACCATAGATACTTTTCTCATTTGGAGATTGACAGGAGGGAAGTCACATGTAACTGATATAACAAATGCTTCACGGACATTGTTATTTAACATTAATGATTGCCATTGGGACGAAGAGCTTTTACAGATTTTTAAAATCCCGGCCTCCATTCTCCCAAAGGTCCATCGCTGTGATGCAAATTTTGGCACGATAGAAAAAACATTGTTTGGTAAATCTATTCCAATAACCGGCGTGGCTGGTGATCAGCAGGCTGCCTTAGTAGGGCAAAGAGGTTTTCAAATAGGAAGTATTAAAGCAACTTTTGGTACCGGTGGTTTTCTATTGTTAAACACAGGAAACAAACCTTCACACTCTCGGTATAGATTACTTACTACAATTGCCTATCAAATAAAAGAAGAATTGGCATATGGTATAGAGGGTAGCTTATACCATGCCGGCACAACGGTTAAATGGCTAAGAGATGAGCTAAAAATTATCAATCTGGCTAGTGACACAGAATCCCTGGCAAGAAGCTTATCCAGTAACGAAGGTGTTTACTTAGTCCCTTCGTTTACCGGTTTAGGTGCGCCCTATTGGACAAATACACCTGGGGCACTTATTTGTGGTTTGTCGCGCAATAGTAATCGTGCTCATTTTGCCAGGGCAGCCTTAGAAAGCGTATGTTATCTCACTCGAGAAGTGTTAGCTTGTATGAAAGATGATACTGAACTCGATTTTTCTATACTACGTGTGGATGGGGGGATGGCAGCCAACGATTGGTTTTTACAATTCTTAGCCTCACAAAGTAATTTACAGATTCAACGACCCCATGATATTGAAACTACTGCACAGGGAGCTGCTATTTTAGCCGCCCTGGGTTGTGGGGAAATCTCTTCTATTCAGAAGCTGCAAGAAGAATGGACTTTCGAAAAGGCTTTTTTTCCTGAAGAGGATAAAAATAGGATTGAGAGAGATTACCAGGGATGGAAAACAGCGTTAAGTAAAGTTTTATAA
- a CDS encoding spermidine synthase, translating to MTKYKADNLIDCGEDMSRKIAKTASYRQPRYITVALSTLFIFSLFCSALLLFIIQPVVAKILLPIYGGTPSVWTICMLFFQTLLLLSYTYVWFLSKCKNKVWRLIHIGLVVLSMVYLPIHFIPERLNYLPEFSILAVLIKQIGIPLFLLGASAPLLQFIFVKIKNNPGANPYYLYTASNAGSLLALLSYPWLIERFYTVSQQFYFWNTVYFIYLFLLLVIFLLPTHIHSVIKIEHVSISLRQKIKWIWLSFLPCSLMMGVTFYISTDVAASPLFWVLPLSLYLLSFIITFSKKPVLRHEWVVRNSLFFLIFPLIGFVYGANQIIAWQIILANLASFFMMAMLCHGELVRTRPQPESLTTFYFCLALGGLLAGLFNGIVASYLFSNAYEYPLVFLLSLSAIPIKKRNNEWVGVSIASFLIILNYFLADVALLKWVENYHVLELVALAVLFIWVQSKRSFLTGMTLLFIFIFLPWFKKGDYLIQVRNFYGVKQVIHNEGTHILMSQSTAHGFQVVNQISQGDIAYYAPPAIAIKWLQEKNPKIKGIILGVGTGLMACQFRAQDSLSLVEVDEQVLSIAQTPRLFTYLRDCPPQKYIIKEDGRLAVVATPNNTFDALILDAFNSDAIPVHLLTKEAFAIYKQKITTGGVILVNISNRHLNLLPVVLGAGRGLDLIVLHQKDPGNLKRGQFSSEWVALTQNEELAFHMMRQNWSFVTKAEEMVWTDNYSNLIPLMKW from the coding sequence ATGACAAAGTATAAAGCCGATAACTTAATCGATTGTGGCGAGGACATGAGCCGAAAAATAGCTAAAACTGCTAGTTACAGACAACCCCGTTATATAACTGTGGCACTTAGTACGCTATTTATTTTTTCTCTTTTTTGCAGTGCATTATTACTATTTATTATTCAGCCTGTCGTTGCCAAAATATTGCTTCCTATCTACGGCGGGACGCCGTCGGTTTGGACAATATGTATGTTGTTTTTCCAAACATTGTTATTGCTTTCTTATACTTACGTATGGTTTTTAAGTAAATGTAAAAATAAGGTGTGGCGTCTCATTCATATTGGATTAGTAGTGCTCAGTATGGTTTATCTACCTATTCATTTCATACCTGAGCGATTAAATTATCTTCCTGAGTTTTCTATATTAGCGGTTTTAATAAAACAAATAGGTATACCTTTATTTTTATTAGGCGCTTCTGCCCCTTTATTACAATTTATTTTTGTAAAAATTAAAAATAATCCCGGTGCAAATCCTTATTATTTATATACAGCTAGCAACGCAGGAAGTTTGCTTGCATTACTAAGTTATCCCTGGTTAATCGAACGTTTTTATACAGTGAGCCAACAATTTTATTTCTGGAACACAGTATATTTCATCTATCTGTTTTTATTATTGGTAATTTTTTTACTCCCTACACACATCCATTCTGTTATCAAGATAGAGCACGTCTCGATTAGTTTACGTCAGAAAATCAAGTGGATTTGGCTTAGTTTTCTCCCTTGTAGTTTGATGATGGGGGTAACCTTTTATATTAGTACGGATGTGGCGGCTAGTCCTTTATTCTGGGTGCTGCCTTTAAGTTTGTATTTGCTTTCTTTCATTATTACCTTTTCAAAAAAGCCGGTTCTACGCCATGAGTGGGTGGTTAGGAATAGTCTATTTTTTCTTATTTTTCCTCTAATTGGATTTGTGTATGGGGCTAACCAAATTATTGCCTGGCAAATTATTTTAGCCAACCTGGCGAGTTTTTTTATGATGGCTATGCTATGTCATGGAGAGCTGGTTAGAACGCGTCCCCAGCCAGAATCCTTAACTACTTTTTATTTCTGTCTGGCTTTAGGAGGTTTATTAGCGGGGTTGTTTAATGGGATTGTCGCCTCCTATTTATTTTCCAACGCGTATGAATACCCTTTGGTATTCTTATTATCCTTGTCGGCTATACCTATAAAAAAGCGAAATAATGAATGGGTAGGCGTATCGATTGCTTCCTTTCTAATAATCCTAAATTATTTCTTGGCTGATGTAGCTTTATTAAAATGGGTGGAAAATTATCATGTTTTAGAGCTGGTCGCACTGGCTGTTTTATTTATATGGGTACAAAGCAAGCGCAGCTTTTTAACAGGGATGACCCTTTTATTTATATTCATCTTTTTGCCTTGGTTTAAAAAGGGAGACTATTTAATTCAAGTACGTAATTTTTATGGAGTAAAACAAGTCATTCATAACGAAGGCACGCACATTTTAATGAGCCAATCCACGGCACATGGTTTTCAAGTGGTAAATCAGATATCGCAAGGGGATATTGCTTATTATGCTCCTCCCGCTATCGCCATCAAATGGTTACAAGAAAAAAATCCAAAAATAAAGGGCATTATTTTAGGTGTAGGAACTGGTTTAATGGCTTGCCAATTTCGGGCACAAGACAGTTTGTCTTTAGTAGAAGTAGATGAGCAGGTTCTTTCTATTGCACAAACTCCACGACTGTTCACCTATTTACGAGACTGTCCTCCACAAAAATATATTATTAAAGAAGATGGGAGACTCGCTGTTGTAGCTACGCCAAATAATACGTTTGATGCACTGATTTTGGATGCATTCAACTCAGATGCTATTCCTGTTCATTTATTAACGAAGGAAGCTTTTGCCATTTACAAACAGAAAATAACCACCGGGGGGGTCATTTTAGTCAATATTAGTAATCGCCATCTAAACTTGTTACCTGTAGTCTTGGGAGCAGGGAGAGGACTCGACTTAATTGTGTTGCATCAGAAAGATCCCGGAAATTTAAAGCGTGGTCAATTTTCATCGGAGTGGGTGGCACTCACGCAAAATGAGGAATTGGCCTTTCATATGATGCGTCAAAATTGGAGTTTTGTAACAAAAGCAGAAGAGATGGTGTGGACTGATAATTATTCAAATCTTATACCTTTGATGAAATGGTAA
- the adk gene encoding adenylate kinase — MRLMLLGGPGAGKGTQALLLIKHFNIPQISTGDMLRSAVAAGTPLGLSAKKIMESGQLVPDDIIIALVKERLQQDDCKNGFLLDGFPRTIVQAEALRKENIFLDHVIEISVDDAEIIKRICGRRTHPASGRIYHVEYNPPQQEGLDDVTGEPLIIREDDKEEIIRKRLDVYHQQTEPLVNYYREWSNKNDPHSPAFHRVKGIGTVDEIFHGILAAIEH; from the coding sequence ATGCGATTGATGTTATTAGGTGGTCCTGGGGCTGGTAAAGGCACGCAGGCATTATTATTAATTAAGCATTTTAATATCCCGCAAATTTCAACGGGAGATATGCTAAGAAGTGCGGTGGCCGCAGGGACTCCTTTAGGCCTGAGTGCGAAAAAAATCATGGAATCCGGTCAATTAGTACCTGACGATATTATCATAGCACTGGTTAAAGAGCGTCTACAGCAGGACGATTGTAAAAACGGTTTCTTACTGGATGGTTTTCCAAGAACAATTGTTCAAGCTGAAGCATTACGTAAAGAAAATATTTTCCTGGATCATGTTATTGAAATCAGTGTTGATGATGCAGAAATTATTAAACGCATTTGTGGGAGAAGAACACATCCCGCCTCGGGGCGCATCTATCATGTGGAATATAATCCTCCTCAACAAGAGGGGTTGGATGATGTAACAGGGGAGCCTTTAATCATCAGAGAAGATGATAAAGAGGAAATTATTCGTAAACGTTTGGATGTTTATCATCAGCAGACAGAGCCTTTAGTAAATTACTATCGCGAATGGTCTAACAAAAATGATCCCCACTCACCTGCTTTTCATCGTGTTAAGGGAATAGGGACTGTGGATGAAATTTTTCATGGTATTTTAGCTGCGATAGAACATTAG
- a CDS encoding MerR family transcriptional regulator has translation MTQWFVKDLSKLTGVSVQTLHHYDRIKLLQPSLRLSNGYRVYSEKDLLKLQQIIALKFFGFELSKIKALLFEGSNAIQHFGNQAQVLEQKANALLQGAKTLRSIIDSVDDEQSIPWETIIHLIEVYNMTEKLEHSWVAEIFTPTELKQYAEFEKELKKNSTPEQKVAFEKTWLDLVEEIKANLDEDPCSSVGIRLGKKTMEWVNGVYGKKYAHLRTKKFEQGFGEGKGLEEVGLTPEVVSWMDKAMDAYWRDRIYGILSQVGKAPASIVLKLWNEVLDDMYGEESARKKELYEVVFKDEKISAEAKIWLRSL, from the coding sequence ATGACTCAATGGTTCGTAAAAGATTTAAGTAAGTTAACTGGCGTTTCGGTGCAAACGTTACACCATTATGATCGCATAAAGTTACTACAACCGTCTTTAAGACTGTCCAATGGTTATCGTGTCTACTCTGAAAAGGATTTATTGAAATTGCAGCAGATCATTGCTTTGAAGTTTTTTGGTTTTGAATTATCAAAAATTAAAGCCTTGCTTTTTGAGGGAAGTAATGCCATTCAACACTTTGGAAACCAAGCTCAAGTGTTGGAGCAAAAGGCAAATGCTTTACTTCAAGGGGCGAAAACCTTACGTAGTATTATTGATTCTGTTGACGATGAGCAATCTATCCCTTGGGAAACAATTATTCATTTAATAGAGGTATATAACATGACAGAAAAATTGGAACATAGCTGGGTTGCAGAAATTTTCACTCCAACTGAATTAAAACAATATGCAGAATTCGAAAAGGAGTTAAAGAAAAATTCAACACCTGAACAAAAAGTGGCATTTGAAAAAACTTGGTTAGATCTAGTCGAAGAGATTAAAGCTAACCTTGATGAAGATCCTTGTTCATCTGTAGGTATTCGTTTAGGCAAGAAAACCATGGAATGGGTTAATGGAGTTTATGGAAAAAAATATGCTCACCTCAGAACAAAAAAGTTTGAGCAGGGTTTTGGGGAAGGGAAAGGTCTCGAGGAAGTGGGGTTAACGCCTGAAGTAGTATCTTGGATGGATAAAGCAATGGATGCGTATTGGCGTGATAGAATTTATGGCATTCTTTCGCAAGTAGGAAAAGCTCCTGCATCAATCGTTTTAAAGCTTTGGAATGAAGTTTTAGACGATATGTATGGAGAGGAGAGTGCGCGTAAAAAAGAACTATATGAAGTAGTTTTTAAGGATGAAAAAATCAGTGCGGAAGCAAAGATCTGGTTGAGAAGTCTTTAA
- the parE gene encoding DNA topoisomerase IV subunit B translates to MSENYTAEAIEVLHGLEPVQRRPGMYTDTTRPNHLAQEVIDNSVDEVLAGFATTIKVTLHEDGSIEVEDNGRGMPVDLHPQLGLSGVEVIMTRLHAGAKFSDKNYTFSGGLHGVGVSVVNALSAKLEVFIKRNGIIYQMAFAHGAKQIELNEIGLTKKRDTGTIIRFWPEEKYFDSTRVSIKQLTHTLRAKAVLCSGLSMTFINKITNEELHWCYEKGLADYLNQSVPVDSLPEEPFTGEFKSEETMVDWALVWSANTAGSVNESYVNLIPTIQGGTHVNGLRSGLFEALSEFCELRNLIPRGVKLAAEDLWDSCQYVLSVKMKEPQFAGQTKERLSSRQTAAVVHAVIRDAFALWLNEHRTQGEAIATMAIEKAQKRLRQAKQVARKRVHQGPALPGKLADCLQQDLSQAELFLVEGDSAGGSAKQARNKDFQAILPLRGKILNAWEIDSNQILASQEIHDISVAIGIDPGSADLSSLRYGKICILADADSDGAHIATLICALFLRHFKPLVQAGHVFVAMPPLFRIDAGKEVHYALDNEEKDKLVAQLTKTYKGKINVQRFKGLGEMNPLQLRETTMNPNTRRLVQLTLEDDEYTMSIMDMMLAKKRANDRKVWLEAKGNLAEVG, encoded by the coding sequence ATGTCCGAAAATTACACAGCCGAAGCAATTGAAGTATTACACGGGCTTGAGCCGGTCCAGCGTCGTCCTGGAATGTATACTGATACCACAAGGCCCAATCATTTAGCCCAAGAAGTAATCGATAACAGTGTTGATGAAGTCTTAGCGGGGTTTGCCACTACAATCAAAGTCACTTTGCACGAAGACGGCTCCATTGAAGTAGAGGATAACGGCCGCGGTATGCCGGTGGACTTACACCCTCAACTCGGGTTGAGTGGTGTTGAAGTTATTATGACGCGTTTACACGCTGGGGCGAAATTTTCTGATAAAAACTATACTTTCTCCGGGGGCTTACATGGTGTAGGTGTTTCCGTGGTAAATGCTTTATCCGCCAAACTCGAAGTTTTTATTAAACGCAATGGAATTATTTATCAAATGGCTTTTGCGCATGGCGCAAAACAAATTGAGTTAAACGAAATAGGGCTCACAAAAAAAAGAGATACCGGTACGATTATCCGCTTTTGGCCAGAAGAAAAATATTTTGATTCCACGCGCGTTTCTATAAAACAATTAACCCATACTCTCCGTGCCAAAGCCGTCCTTTGTTCTGGTTTATCAATGACCTTTATAAACAAAATTACCAACGAAGAACTCCATTGGTGTTATGAGAAAGGGTTAGCAGATTATTTAAATCAATCAGTCCCGGTAGATTCACTTCCCGAAGAGCCTTTTACCGGTGAATTTAAAAGTGAAGAAACCATGGTTGATTGGGCTTTGGTATGGTCAGCAAATACAGCAGGCTCGGTTAACGAAAGTTATGTAAATTTAATTCCCACCATCCAAGGAGGAACCCATGTTAATGGGTTGCGCTCAGGCTTATTCGAAGCTTTGTCAGAGTTTTGTGAATTGCGTAATTTGATCCCGCGCGGAGTCAAGCTTGCAGCAGAAGATTTGTGGGACTCTTGCCAATATGTTTTATCGGTAAAAATGAAAGAGCCTCAGTTTGCCGGTCAAACCAAAGAACGTCTCAGTTCAAGACAAACTGCCGCTGTGGTGCATGCCGTTATTCGAGATGCGTTTGCCCTATGGCTTAACGAGCACCGTACCCAAGGTGAAGCAATTGCTACCATGGCCATTGAAAAGGCACAAAAACGGTTGCGTCAAGCCAAACAAGTGGCCCGAAAAAGAGTACATCAAGGTCCGGCATTGCCCGGAAAATTAGCAGATTGTTTACAGCAAGATTTAAGTCAGGCTGAATTATTCTTAGTAGAAGGCGACTCTGCAGGCGGCTCTGCCAAACAAGCCAGAAATAAAGACTTCCAGGCAATTTTACCTTTACGTGGAAAGATATTAAATGCTTGGGAAATTGACTCCAATCAAATTTTGGCTTCTCAGGAAATTCATGATATCTCCGTGGCAATAGGAATAGACCCGGGCTCGGCCGACTTGAGCAGTTTACGCTATGGCAAGATATGTATTCTTGCTGATGCCGATTCGGATGGCGCACATATTGCTACCCTTATTTGTGCGTTATTCCTAAGGCATTTTAAACCCCTGGTGCAAGCAGGCCATGTTTTTGTTGCCATGCCCCCTCTTTTTCGTATTGATGCAGGGAAAGAAGTACATTATGCCTTGGACAATGAGGAGAAAGATAAGTTAGTTGCTCAACTCACTAAAACTTACAAGGGTAAAATTAATGTTCAGCGTTTTAAAGGGTTGGGAGAAATGAATCCTTTGCAATTGCGGGAAACGACAATGAACCCTAACACCCGAAGGTTAGTACAACTGACACTAGAGGATGACGAATATACCATGTCTATTATGGATATGATGTTGGCTAAAAAAAGAGCTAATGATCGGAAGGTATGGTTAGAAGCAAAAGGAAATTTAGCCGAGGTCGGTTAA
- a CDS encoding 3'-5' exonuclease, which produces MTVLVFDIETVPDIETGQKLYSLEGLSEQDTVSALCALRRAKVGNEFLPHYLQKIVAISLVISSPGQLRVLSIGDEHSAEKDLIQRFFNGIDKYTPILVSWNGCGFDLPVLHYRSLFHSITAPTYWENGDSVQGFRYNNYLSRFHYRHLDLMDVLAGYQNRAFAPLDEISSMLGFPGKMGMDGSKVWEAYREGHIQSIRNYCETDVLNTYCVYLRFELMRGVLQTTQYQKEIIRLQEYLRSESDKEHLQDFLKRMENPLST; this is translated from the coding sequence ATGACAGTATTGGTTTTTGATATTGAAACGGTACCTGACATTGAAACAGGACAAAAACTCTATTCCTTAGAGGGGCTTTCTGAACAAGACACTGTAAGCGCACTTTGTGCCTTAAGAAGAGCCAAGGTAGGTAATGAATTTTTACCGCATTATTTACAAAAAATTGTTGCTATTTCCTTAGTAATCAGTAGCCCCGGTCAGTTAAGAGTTTTATCTATTGGCGATGAACACTCTGCGGAAAAAGACTTAATTCAACGTTTCTTTAATGGGATTGATAAGTATACCCCTATACTGGTTAGCTGGAATGGATGCGGGTTTGACTTACCCGTTCTCCATTACCGCTCTCTTTTCCACAGCATTACTGCCCCTACTTATTGGGAAAATGGCGATTCAGTACAAGGGTTTCGTTACAATAATTATTTGAGTCGTTTTCACTATCGCCATTTGGATTTAATGGATGTTTTAGCAGGTTATCAGAATAGAGCTTTTGCTCCTCTGGATGAAATTTCTTCTATGTTAGGTTTTCCAGGAAAAATGGGTATGGATGGGTCCAAGGTTTGGGAAGCCTATCGTGAAGGCCATATTCAATCCATACGAAACTACTGCGAAACAGACGTATTAAATACTTATTGTGTGTATTTACGTTTTGAATTGATGCGAGGCGTATTGCAAACAACCCAATATCAAAAAGAAATAATACGTCTTCAAGAATATTTAAGAAGTGAAAGCGATAAAGAACATCTGCAAGATTTTTTGAAAAGAATGGAAAATCCACTTAGTACATGA